The Echeneis naucrates chromosome 23, fEcheNa1.1, whole genome shotgun sequence genome has a segment encoding these proteins:
- the rerg gene encoding ras-related and estrogen-regulated growth inhibitor isoform X2, with product MAPVSLINMAMRKSFCKSSEDKYAALEDIQQKESHMRWGDGFFIVYDITDRGSFEEVAPLRSLLEEVKKPKNVPLVLVGNKSDLDHVRQVGTEEGERLAAEMACAFYECSACADEGGAVAEAFHELCREVRRRKAVQGKARRRSSTTHVKQAINKMLTKISS from the exons ATGGCACCCGTTTCCCTCATAAACATGGCCATGAGGAAGAGCTTTTGCAAGAGCTCCGAGGATAAATATGCTGCACTG GAGGACATCCAGCAGAAGGAGAGCCACATGCGTTGGGGTGATGGATTCTTCATTGTATATGACATCACGGACAGAGGAAGCTTTGAGGAGGTGGCGCCGCTTCGAAGTCTCCTCGAGGAGGTGAAGAAGCCAAAGAATGTCCCACTGGTCCTGGTGGGCAACAAGTCGGACCTGGACCACGTCAGGCAGGTTGGCACCGAGGAGGGTGAGCGGCTGGCAGCTGAAATGGCATGCGCCTTCTATGAATGCTCAGCGTGTGCTGATGAAGGTGGTGCGGTAGCGGAGGCTTTTCATGAGCTCTGTCGCGAGGTGAGGCGCCGCAAGGCCGTGCAAGGCAAGGCCAGGCGCCGCAGCTCGACCACACATGTTAAACAGGCCATCAACAAGATGCTGACCAAAATCAGCAGCTAG